In Archaeoglobaceae archaeon, the sequence AAAAAAACCGCACTAATTCGCTTAGCTGATAAGGAGTTGGAGATTGATTTTAGCAAGAGTGTTCATGGAAATGCTGAGATTTACTATGAAAGGGCAAAAAAGGCTAAGGAAAAGCTTGATGGGTTGAGGACTGCAATTGAGAAGACAATTGAAGAAATTCAAAAGGCTGAATCTAAGGGTGTTAAGATTGGCTTCAGCGTTCGCAGAAAAAGGGAATGGTTCGAAGAATATAGGTGGTTCATAACTTCGGATGGCTTTCTTGCGATCGGCGGTAGAAATGCTAAGATGAATGCTGAAATTGTCTCGAAAAGAATGGAGCCAAGGGATCTATTTTTCCACACTCAAACTCCTGGAGCGCCAGTGGTTGTGCTGAAAAGAGGACAGGAAGCTCCTGAAACAAGCCTTAAAGAGACTGCGGAATTCTCTGCAATTTACTCAGCCTTATGGAAGGAAGGAAAGCATTCCGGCGAGGTTTACTACGTTAAGCCTGAACAGGTTTTGAAATCTGCGAAAGCTGGTGAATATCTGCCGAAAGGTAGCTTTTATATTGTTGGAGAAAGAAATTATTTGACCGTTGAGCTTAAATGTGCCATTGGAGTTGAAATTGAGAAGATGCGTGTAATCGGTGGTCCAGTAAGTGCTGTTAAGAAATACGCTGATTACTACGTTGAGCTTGAAATTGGCGATAAGAAGCCAGAAGAACTGAGCGTTGAGATAGCAAAAATTTTGGCAGAGAAAGCGGGAGAAAATGCTTACCTTGTTAAGGCAATTGCAAAGCCTGATGAGATAGCGAAGTTCCTACCACCGGGAAAATCGAGGGTTTTATGAAAATTCTTGACTTTCCTTCTACTGCACTATCAAAGGAGATAGCTTCAAAATTTGGCTACGATGAGTTCATAATTCGCAGATGGCTCCAATTCTTTGGAGAAGAAGCTATAAAGATCGTTGAAGCTTTCGAGAAGGGTATTCCAAAGTATATAAGGGTGAACACTATAAAGCTGTCTGAAGAAGAACTGCTAAAAAGGCTAAGAGAGAGGGGTTTTAAGCTGGAAAAGACAGAAGTGCCATTTTGCTATGAGGTTGTCGAAGAAAAATACTCGATCGGAGCAACGCCCGAGTATCTGATGGGTTACTACTATATAATGGACAAAAGTTCATGTATTCCTCCGCTCGTTCTCGATCCGAAGCCCGATGATGTAGTTGTAGACCTTTCAGCCTCTCCAGGCGGGAAAACGACTTTTTTAGCGATGCTAATGAAAAACAGAGGGGTTATTCTGGCTGTTGAACCACAAAAAGAGCGTTTGCAGGCTTTAGTTGACAATGTAAACAGAATGGGGGCAATGAATGTTGCAATTTTAAACATGGACGGCAGAGACTTTCCAAAGCTTGGAATAAAAGCAGACAAGGTTTTGCTTGATGCTCCATGTACTGGAGAAGGAATAATCTTCAAGGACAAGACTCGAAAAACAGACAGGGGCAAAGAAGACATAGTATTCTGTTCTTCATTGCAGAGAGATCTGATAATCAGTGCTTTCGACTCGCTGAAGCCTAATGGAGTGCTTGTTTACTCAACCTGCTCTTTGACTCCTGAGGAGAACGAGTTTGTTGTGGAGCACCTTCTTGAAAGAAGAAAGGCTGAACTTTTGGACATTGAATATGGTGAAAAAGCTCTTAATTTGACAAATTTTGATCTTAGCAAAGCCAAGAGACTCTATCCGCATAAGCACAGATGTGCGGGATTTTTTATCGCAAAGATTAAGAAGATCGAGTAGTTTTCTCTCTTAGCTCCCTGAGCAATGGCTCGATCATGAGCTTTGAAAACTGCACCATCCCTTCGCTCTCTCCAGAAATTCCTATAGACACGTGATCTATGAAAATTGCAAAGAATCTGGAGTTATCAAAAACGAATAATCCATGTGAAAAATCTCTGCTTGCTATTTCACCTTTAAAATCGAGCTTGTAAGTCTCACCTTTAATCTCATCCGCATTTTCGGAAACTATCACGAGCTTGCACTTCGCTTTAGACAGAATTTCTTTTATTTCTGGTTTAATGAATGATATAAGCGCCACTATTTCTTTTTTTGATGAAAGGACGAGTTCTTCAAGCTTTTCAAGCACAGATCTCCCTCGATAGAGTTTAACAATTTCAACTTCTTCGGTTTTCAGCTTAGATAGCTCTTCTCGGAGCACCTCAAGGTTCTCTGCAGTCTTCCTTGATAGCATTGAAACGATCTCATCTTTGCCAACCGCTTTGAATTTTACAGGCTTTCCAAATTCCTCAACAAAACCTTTTGTCTTCA encodes:
- a CDS encoding NOL1/NOP2/sun family putative RNA methylase, whose translation is MKILDFPSTALSKEIASKFGYDEFIIRRWLQFFGEEAIKIVEAFEKGIPKYIRVNTIKLSEEELLKRLRERGFKLEKTEVPFCYEVVEEKYSIGATPEYLMGYYYIMDKSSCIPPLVLDPKPDDVVVDLSASPGGKTTFLAMLMKNRGVILAVEPQKERLQALVDNVNRMGAMNVAILNMDGRDFPKLGIKADKVLLDAPCTGEGIIFKDKTRKTDRGKEDIVFCSSLQRDLIISAFDSLKPNGVLVYSTCSLTPEENEFVVEHLLERRKAELLDIEYGEKALNLTNFDLSKAKRLYPHKHRCAGFFIAKIKKIE
- a CDS encoding helix-turn-helix domain-containing protein translates to MRLIEVLKSFGLSEYEARALATLISKGVLSAREIAELSGIPRTSVYDVMNNLKTKGFVEEFGKPVKFKAVGKDEIVSMLSRKTAENLEVLREELSKLKTEEVEIVKLYRGRSVLEKLEELVLSSKKEIVALISFIKPEIKEILSKAKCKLVIVSENADEIKGETYKLDFKGEIASRDFSHGLFVFDNSRFFAIFIDHVSIGISGESEGMVQFSKLMIEPLLRELREKTTRSS